From Medicago truncatula cultivar Jemalong A17 chromosome 7, MtrunA17r5.0-ANR, whole genome shotgun sequence, a single genomic window includes:
- the LOC120577161 gene encoding WAT1-related protein At5g07050, which produces MEGDKCSSFFQRCKPYIAMISLQFGFAGMNIITKVSLNRGMSHYVLVVYRHAFATAVIAPFAIVLERKIRPRITFLMFMQMFVLGLLGPVIDQNLYYAGLKFTSPTYSCAISNILPAMTFVMAVIFRMEKLDMRKLRCQVKVIGTVITVAGAMLMTLYKGQVINILSSQYMHHPKNYEPENITDSGEKDWVKGSILLIIATFAWASFFILQAVTLRKYSAQLSLTAIVCSLGTLQSIAVTFVMEHNPNAWSIGWDMNLLAAAYAGIISSGLTYYVQGIVMQKKGPVFVTAFSPLMMIIVAIMGTFILAEKLYLGGVIGAILIVIGLYSVLWGKSKENKEIEEETITEGMKCCVENGVILETVIEGVEETNDIEMQKGEATKVLRVAIISVPKV; this is translated from the exons atggaaggagATAAATGTTCAAGTTTTTTTCAAAGATGCAAACCTTACATAGCTATGATTTCTCTACAATTTGGATTTGCTGGTATGAACATAATAACAAAGGTTTCACTCAACCGTGGAATGAGTCACTATGTTCTTGTTGTTTATAGACATGCTtttgctactgctgttattgcTCCATTTGCTATTGTTCTTGAAAG GAAGATAAGGCCAAGGATCACATTTCTTATGTTTATGCAAATGTTCGTCTTGGGACTTCTCGG gCCTGTGATTGATCAGAATCTATACTATGCTGGATTGAAATTCACTTCCCCAACCTACTCATGTGCTATTAGCAATATTCTACCAGCAATGACATTTGTCATGGCAGTTATTTTCAG GATGGAAAAATTGGACATGAGAAAATTAAGATGCCAAGTAAAGGTGATTGGAACTGTAATCACAGTTGCTGGGGCCATGTTGATGACATTATACAAAGGACAAGTTATTAATATATTGAGTTCTCAATACATGCATCATCCTAAAAATTATGAACCTGAAAACATTACTGATTCTGGTGAAAAAGATTGGGTTAAAGGTTCCATTTTGCTCATAATTGCTACTTTTGCTTGGGCTTCTTTCTTCATACTTCAG GCTGTGACATTAAGGAAATATTCAGCTCAACTCTCACTCACAGCCATAGTGTGTTCCTTGGGCACACTTCAATCAATTGCTGTGACTTTTGTTATGGAGCATAACCCAAATGCTTGGAGCATTGGTTGGGACATGAACCTATTAGCTGCAGCATATGCT GGTATAATATCATCAGGTCTTACCTACTATGTTCAAGGGATAGTCATGCAAAAGAAAGGGCCAGTTTTTGTCACTGCTTTCAGTCCTTTGATGATGATCATTGTAGCAATTATGGGCACTTTCATCCTTGCAGAAAAATTATATCTTGGAGG TGTTATTGGAGCTATTTTGATCGTAATAGGACTTTACTCAGTTCTATGGGGCaaaagcaaagaaaataaagagattgAAGAAGAGACGATAACTGAGGGAATGAAGTGTTGTGTAGAAAATGGAGTAATATTGGAAACAGTGATTGAAGGTGTTGAAGAAACAAATGACATTGAAATGCAAAAGGGTGAAGCTACTAAAGTGTTGAGGGTAGCAATTATTAGTGTTCCAAAAGTTTAA